A genomic window from Punica granatum isolate Tunisia-2019 chromosome 2, ASM765513v2, whole genome shotgun sequence includes:
- the LOC116194013 gene encoding glycine-rich cell wall structural protein-like — translation MPRSSAAAAAALTNGAGLSGADLFFFLCFVLASLSVISVISFACGDKGDSDSPHGKKKSKKGGGVGYYSAAAAPPDAGGGGHHVGGGRHHGGGGGCGGGGGHHGGGGGCGGGGGHHGGGGGCGGGGGHHGGGGGCGGGGGHH, via the coding sequence ATGCCTAGGAGctcagctgctgctgctgctgccctTACAAATGGAGCAGGACTCTCCGGGGCGgacctcttcttcttcctgtgCTTCGTCCTCGCCTCTCTCTCCGTGATCTCAGTTATATCGTTTGCCTGCGGAGATAAAGGAGACTCTGACAGCCCTCATGGCAAGAAGAAGAGTAAGAAAGGCGGTGGCGTCGGATATTATTCcgctgctgctgctcctcCTGATGCAGGTGGCGGCGGGCACCACGTAGGTGGAGGCAGGCACCACGGAGGTGGAGGTGGCTGCGGCGGTGGAGGCGGGCACCACGGAGGTGGAGGCGGCTGCGGCGGTGGAGGCGGGCACCACGGAGGTGGAGGCGGCTGCGGTGGTGGAGGCGGGCACCACGGAGGTGGAGGCGGTTGCGGCGGTGGAGGCGGTCATCACTAA
- the LOC116197006 gene encoding uncharacterized protein LOC116197006 produces the protein MEEKQLDFNQPLLSVRRYSATPGPAEAQERRRKVVSSLHKLPPLPTYKSELKSGPIRNPGNVPFVWERIPGKPKEEKELHDHTVVECPPAAPKPPPGRSPKTELKHQDSDKDCIVVTGVDPQRSNKTQSVAQEATKHGPKHEEEIGDKGGSSSEEGDEAFLDARDTFSRSDSFFLNSSVISGLCGLDGPDWKSSEGFNADPGAWDFMMSRFLPAAKAMASEMPHHTSRKPLPVAQEIPRPKKLSDNVVKEDCPVVDQGRPKVPLRYILNEFREESEDDDWDDYENTPAKVCGLLPRFCMLNPVPGIKTMQPPMPHSARRARGKSSYKDSVAENRTKRAPCEELKERRLDSGSKLGEASSGEDGDNLEGSNLYKQLQGNGQILNRKEVSLRAAFEAENSVGTAAGKLNDSSVDGMFNPLERRCMNFRELLASEGSGWESRSTGPVVEKTLYVDSVHLVKSRNSDTCSSDSKGLNNQDDNAAALLKSSCLETKHQFDLPNDVLIESEPKKITDFSPLPSDKSDCEAQIDPIISSTDDRHLTVEAKAKNCGEACGDGKIDLDSESATKVEGRQISLISNSKFHLPPPLPKSPSDSWLSRTLLAVSSKNSASSKTPLGTNIVSSRKAVLSKSPPIETKWETIVRTSNVHYGHLRSSKELLPPIPDA, from the exons ATGGAAGAAAAGCAGTTGGACTTCAATCAGCCACTCCTCAGTGTGAGGCGATACTCGGCAACTCCTGGGCCGGCAGAAGCACAGGAGCGAAGAAGGAAAGTTGTTAGCTCACTACACAAATTGCCTCCTCTGCCAACTTATAAATCAGAACTGAAATCAGGTCCCATTAGAAATCCTGGGAATGTTCCGTTTGTATGGGAAAGAATTCCTGGAAAAccaaaggaagaaaaagaattgcATGACCATACGGTTGTTGAATGCCCTCCGGCTGCTCCGAAGCCCCCACCTGGAAGGAGTCCGAAAACCGAACTCAAACATCAGGATTCAGACAAGGATTGCATAGTAGTCACAGGTGTAGACCCACAGAGAAGTAATAAGACTCAGTCAGTCGCTCAGGAAGCGACCAAACATGGGCCTAAACATGAGGAAGAGATCGGGGATAAAGGGGGTTCTAGTTCGGAGGAAGGTGATGAGGCTTTCTTAGATGCTAGAGACACGTTCTCCAGATCAGATTCGTTCTTCTTGAACAGCAGCGTGATCAGTGGTTTGTGTGGATTGGATGGTCCAGATTGGAAGTCATCAGAGGGGTTTAATGCCGATCCAGGGGCTTGGGACTTCATGATGAGCCGGTTCCTGCCTGCTGCCAAAGCGATGGCATCAGAGATGCCTCATCACACATCTAGGAAGCCCCTACCCGTCGCTCAAGAAATTCCTAGACCGAAAAAGTTATCTGATAATGTGGTAAAGGAAGATTGTCCTGTTGTTGATCAAGGTAGGCCTAAAGTTCCATTAAGATACATCCTGAACGAGTTCCGGGAAGAAAGTGAAGATGATGACTGGGACGACTATGAGAATACACCAGCTAAAGTCTGCGGGTTATTGCCCCGCTTTTGCATGTTAAATCCAGTTCCAGGGATAAAGACTATGCAGCCTCCCATGCCTCATTCGGCTCGAAGAGCGAGAGGGAAGTCTTCATACAAGGATTCCGTTGCAGAAAACAGGACCAAG AGAGCACCCTGTGAGGAGCTAAAGGAACGCAGGCTCGACTCAGGAAGCAAATTGGGTGAAGCTAGTTCTGGAGAAGATGGCGACAACTTAGAAGGATCGAATCTCTACAAACAGTTGCAGGGTAATGGCCAGATTCTTAACCGGAAGGAAGTTTCTCTTCGAGCTGCTTTCGAAGCAGAAAATTCAGTGGGGACAGCTGCTGGGAAACTCAACGATTCGTCTGTTGATGGTATGTTCAATCCTCTGGAAAGACGATGCATGAACTTCCGCGAACTATTGGCCAGTGAGGGCAGTGGATGGGAATCACGTTCAACTGGACCTGTAGTTGAGAAAACTTTGTATGTGGATTCtgtccatttggtgaagtctCGGAACTCGGATACTTGTTCTTCGGACTCAAAGGGCCTAAACAATCAAGATGATAACGCTGCAGCTTTGTTGAAGTCTTCGTGTCTGGAAACTAAGCATCAGTTTGATCTCCCAAATGATGTGTTGATTGAATCGGAACCGAAAAAAATTACCGACTTCTCTCCGTTGCCTTCTGATAAATCTGATTGTGAAGCACAGATTGACCCAATCATATCTTCCACCGACGACCGACACCTTACTGTGGAAGCCAAAGCAAAGAACTGCGGAGAAGCTTGTGGTGATGGGAAGATTGATCTGGATAGCGAGTCGGCTACAAAAGTGGAAGGGCGACAAATTTCCTTGATCAGCAACTCGAAGTTTCATCTTCCACCTCCCTTACCAAAATCTCCTTCAGATTCATGGTTGTCACGGACTCTGCTTGCTGTTTCCTCCAAGAACTCAGCTTCTTCTAAGACTCCTTTGGGCACAAATATTGTTTCGAGCAGAAAAGCCGTCCTTTCCAAGTCGCCTCCGATTGAAACCAAATGGGAAACCATCGTGAGGACTTCCAACGTACACTACGGCCATTTACGGTCCTCCAAG GAGTTGCTCCCACCAATTCCAGATGCTTGA